One genomic window of Oncorhynchus kisutch isolate 150728-3 linkage group LG24, Okis_V2, whole genome shotgun sequence includes the following:
- the kiaa2013 gene encoding uncharacterized protein KIAA2013 homolog, translating into MWLQQRLKGLPGLLSSSWARRMLIGLLFFLIFYWYLSSDGALRLFSGLGQSGGPAGQCLQTEIHRWKSLVDRGEGIYTTPQEKAVTPFVSGNGHFLVDIDSNRLWVASSSQPGSAPVYQTEYSPIVGIHVPGMRAKARATMLWFRKGAVLSVRCVLPGGAGSSGSARDCLTIREEFIAHRSRPNVFLQRIHINNPSERAATMEVSTEMPSFGSKFSASVEKVEDKEVVLSSGRVVLPEKNQIVLVVVATNKLGSRIQVAAKSEFAENVLSVVWMSEPIESAKLEETFTRLRDGAKKELGELLRANVEDLVQDHQQAWMDLFISGVEMRKITDAHTPSSATVNTTLYYVLSASPAPLLDRRLGTEERARLESSLNYADHCFSGHATMHAENLWPERVSSVAQVLQLVNLWTLTLQKRGCKVLVAAGAHGVMQGAVLSFGGLSFNENHLQFQADPDVLHNSYALRGIHYNQDLINLAVLLDSEGKPFLHVSVKPQEKPVALYACEAGCLNEPVELTSSLVEAKGHVFPVMVTQPITPLLYISTDLRHLQDLRHTLHLKAILAHEEHMAKQYPGLPFLFWFSVASLITLFHLFLFKLIYNEYWGPGAKPLFRSKVTKPSEEMEA; encoded by the exons ATGTGGCTCCAGCAAAGACTAAAGGGCCTACCAGGTCTGCTGTCAAGCAGCTGGGCTAGAAGAATGCTCATTGGACTGCTGTTTTTCCTAATCTTCTACTGGTACCTTAGCTCAGACGGCGCTTTGAGGTTGTTCAGTGGCTTAGGTCAGTCGGGCGGGCCAGCTGGACAATGCCTCCAGACTGAGATCCACAGGTGGAAGTCACTGGTGGACCGGGGTGAGGGAATCTACACTACTCCCCAGGAGAAAGCAGTCACGCCTTTCGTCTCAGGTAACGGCCATTTCCTGGTGGACATTGACTCCAACAGACTGTGGGTGGCCTCGTCCTCCCAGCCCGGCTCGGCCccagtttaccagactgagtacTCACCCATAGTGGGCATCCACGTCCCGGGGATGCGGGCCAAGGCGAGGGCCACCATGCTCTGGTTCCGCAAAGGGGCTGTCCTGTCCGTCCGATGCGTCCTCCCAGGGGGAGCCGGCAGCTCCGGATCAGCTCGTGACTGCCTCACCATCCGAGAAGAGTTCATCGCCCACCGCAGCCGGCCCAATGTCTTCCTCCAGAGGATCCACATCAACAACCCCTCTGAGCGGGCCGCCACCATGGAGGTGTCCACCGAAATGCCCTCGTTCGGGAGCAAGTTCTCAGCCAGTGTGGAGAAGGTGGAGGACAAGGAGGTCGTGCTGTCATCGGGCCGCGTGGTTCTGCCTGAGAAGAACCAGatagtgctggtggtggtggccaCCAATAAGCTTGGCAGCCGCATCCAGGTGGCTGCCAAGTCAGAGTTTGCCGAGAATGTGTTGTCGGTGGTGTGGATGTCGGAGCCCATCGAGTCGGCCAAGCTGGAGGAGACCTTCACCAGGCTCCGAGACGGAGCCAAGAAAGAACTGGGAGAGCTGCTGAGGGCCAACGTAGAAGATCTGGTCCAGGACCACCAACAGGCCTGGATGGACCTCTTCATCTCTG GGGTGGAGATGCGTAAGATCACTGACGCACACACGCCATCCAGCGCCACAGTCAACACCACGCTCTACTACGTCCTCTCGGCCTCGCCGGCTCCCCTGCTGGACCGCCGTCTTGGCACTGAGGAGCGCGCCCGTCTGGAGTCCAGCCTCAACTACGCCGACCACTGCTTCAGCGGGCATGCCACAATGCACGCTGAGAACCTGTGGCCGGAGCGGGTCAGCAGCGTGGCCCAAGTCCTGCAGCTGGTCAACCTGTGGACCCTCACCCTGCAGAAGAGGGGCTGCAAGGTGCTGGTGGCGGCGGGCGCCCACGGCGTTATGCAGGGTGCCGTGCTCAGCTTCGGAGGCCTCTCATTCAACGAAAACCACCTTCAGTTCCAGGCAGACCCGGACGTGCTGCACAACAGCTACGCGCTGCGTGGAATCCACTACAACCAGGACCTGATCAACCTAGCTGTGCTGCTGGACTCCGAGGGCAAACCCTTTCTGCACGTGTCAGTCAAGCCCCAGGAGAAGCCCGTGGCACTGTACGCCTGCGAGGCGGGCTGCCTCAACGAGCCGGTGGAGCTGACGTCGTCGCTGGTGGAGGCCAAGGGCCACGTGTTCCCTGTGATGGTGACGCAGCCCATCACTCCGCTGCTCTACATCTCCACGGACCTTCGCCACCTGCAGGACCTGCGGCACACGCTGCACCTCAAGGCCATCCTGGCACACGAGGAGCACATGGCCAAGCAGTACCCGGGCCTGCCCTTCCTCTTCTGGTTCAGCGTGGCTTCACTCATCACCCTCTTCCACCTCTTTCTCTTCAAGCTAATCTACAATGAGTACTGGGGCCCCGGCGCCAAGCCCCTCTTCAGGAGCAAG GTGACGAAGCCAAGTGAGGAAATGGAAGCTTAG